The following nucleotide sequence is from Salvelinus namaycush isolate Seneca chromosome 23, SaNama_1.0, whole genome shotgun sequence.
TTGCAATCAGAGGGTTTTCAGCTCTCATCAAGGCTCAGAAATGAGACTGGAAGAGCTCCATCAGGTGCATGGCAACAGCATTACAGGGGATGCATATCTGAGGCGCTGGCGCTTAGACCAAGTGAGTAAAGTGAGTGTAGCCAGTAAAGTGGGCGGTCACGGTGTTAAAGAGACTGGACAGGAAAGACATGACGTTTGCACAGACGccctcatccccccccccccccccccccccccagaaatgaaATTCTAGTTAGTACatacatagagaaagagagaggcccaACTCGGCGGAGGTGACGTGCTCTCATTGTTTCGCCCACCAAATGAGATCGTGTCGAATTTGGTAAACAGAAAAATGAATGGCTTTTTTGCcacgtgaggtttatttgatcgaatagaagtttcgtaatgcttaaacTGTTACAAGTGTGCTGATATaattaggacacgtgacatcccggtaACTTTGAGAAGAAACACTTATTATCTGATTTGTCTCGAGATGGCTATGCATTTTCATGGcatgaggctagtagcatagcatctctcCAATGAATACAAGCgtttgacgtcaacaaccctcatttAAATATTCAAAAAAggattacaataatgagatgtatccaccaatcaaagaaaggataggcaggAGCTAGACAGCCCGCCATGCCACTTTGTGGACAACGtactgacaagatacatgtcTCTCATCTATAATCTTTGGTATATATTAAGTTAGCAGCTAAGGGAGACGGGGCTGCTGAGGGTCAAGGTTATGAACTTCGATATTGGTTCAACTATATTCTTTGCTCTATCATGCTGTAAATGATGGTGCTTCCTCCAGTGTTTCCTAACTGCCACAATGTAGTGACTCCCTATGCTGTGCTGTAGGGGAGCAGTGTACTGAGATGGATCCCATCCTGGAGGAGGTCCTGAGTGGGGCCAACACTACTGGAGGCCCCTCCCTGAACCACAGCAACAACCCCCTGGATGTGTTCTCTGGCATGCAGCTGCTGCTGCGCTTCAAGCCCCTCTTCCTGCCCCTCTACTGCCTTCTGGTGGCCGTGGCCGGCATAGGCAACTCCATCCTGCTGGCCTGTATCCTGGCTGACAAGAAGCTCCACAATGCCACCAACTTCTTCATCGGTAACTTGGCGGCCGGCGACCTGTTGATGTGTCTGACCTGTGTCCCTCTAACTGCCTCGTACGCGTTCGACAGCCGCGGCTGGGCCTTTGGACGCCCTCTCTGCCACCTTGTGCCGCTGCTGCAGGCCGCTACCGTCTTCGCCTCGGTGCTGTCCCTCACGGCCATCGCTGTGGACCGCTACGTGGTGGTGGCCCACCCAGTGAGGAGGAGGATCTCTGTAGGGGGCTGTGGCGCGGTGGCTCTGGGTGTGTGGGGGTTGTCTCTGGCCCTggctgcccctccctccctccacacgcGTTACCTTGACCTGAGGCCGCGCGGGGTGGAGCTGGTGGTGTGTGAGGAGTTCTGGCCGAGCTCTGGCCAGCTCAGGCTGCTCTACTCCTGCTGTATCCTGATAGCCTCCTACATGATCCCTCTGCTGTCAGTCAGCGTGTCCTACTGTGCCATCACAGTGCACCTGAGACGCCACACGCTGCCCGGAGAGCCCTCACACTGCCAGCAGCGCTGGAgccagaggaggaggaaaaccttCTCTCTCCTGGTGGCCTCTGTGCTTGCCTTTGCCCTCTGCTGGCTGCCCCTGCAGGTGAGAACACATggatgtgcgcacacacacacaggcacaggtaCAATGCACTCACAATGATAGCCCACTGCACTTTCCTGATAGCCCGTTAACTTTCCTGACATTGTTGACATTTTTATATAATTAAGCAGATTTCTTTGAGAAAATATGATGAAAGAGCATTTTAGGGGCAGTTACATCACCTAGGCTGTGCATAATCCCAATGTAATCCTAATGTAATCccaatgtaataaaatgtaatcCTAATGTATGTGACCCACTGACTGTGTgtattcctcctccctccctacaggTGCTGAACCTGCTGCTGGACCTGGACCCAGACTACCACATCGTGGACAAGCGCTATGTCAATGTGCTGCAGGTGTGCTGCCACCTGGTGGCCATGAGCTCCGCCTGCTACAACCCCTTCATCTACGCCTCCCTGCACAGTAAGGTCTGGCTGCACCTCAAGGGCTACCTGTGCCCTTACTGCCGCCAGGGGCCCCCAGGGGGCCAGCTCCTCTCCCGCTCCACCTCCCGGAACCCTGCCACCTgcctcagcctgctctctgaggTCTCCGCCCCCGCCAAAGAGACCCCAGGGGCCGTCGGTCCTGAGTCCGACCCCACCAACGACAGCACCCTCTGAAAACATCAGGAACCACAGTATGGTTTATAGGTAGGGGTCAAAGGTCATTACATATATCTCATAGACGCGGGTGTCCAGCCAGACACCCGCTGTaggagcagggaggagggggagaatgaGGAGAGACAGTGTGACAGAGGTTTTAGACTGCTCTGGAGACCGTCAACCCTCTGGATCGTTCGTTCTATTTGCCTTGGGTGCCACTACATAAGCCCTACTGCCAAAGACGATGAGCAGGTCTCCCAGCTATTGCGAGGCAGAGAGTGTAAACACTGTCACGACCGTGGGCTGGGATGCAGGTCTGGCAGCGGCAGAGGGGGAGATGACCCTTCTCTGAACTCCTCACTCTCCAAATGGATTACACACTAAACGGAGGAGGACGGCAGGGCAAAAACAGTCTGCAAAGACAGCTCGCTCTTTTCTGTTGTTCCCTCATTCTACTATGCTTTTGCCTGATTTTGAAATCTTTcatactttctctccctctttttaaTCTCTCTTTCCGATTTATTTCAATGTATGTAGCTATAGTTTTATTTTgattcctctctctttttctctgcccCCTTTCCCTATCTGTCTCCCCCCCCTTCTCTTTCTTTTCGCGTGGGCCATAcggcccagcccagcccagtgcTAGTTACTGTAGGTGTGTTGGAGTATCTTTGAACAGGTGTTGATACCTGCAGTTGTCCTCTGCAGTCTCAAACCCAATCAGCTTCATCTGACGTTTCATCTGTTCAGTTACCAACAGTGACAATATGGCTGCCATATTAACTGACAGGAACAGCACCCAGTCTGCCAAATGTACCTCACAATTGGATTAGTTCCTTATCTGATGCTGGGTAGAGCAGCTAGAACACAAAGGACTTTTTTTTGTCATTGTTTCACCACTTGCTGAACCCAGAGACATTGGCTTTGAGCCAAATCAAATGGATTCATTCCCAGAGGCCCTCTCAGGTGGTGTCTGTGACTTGGGTGTTATGCTCTGTTAAAAAGGTTAGAATGTTTTCAAAGTGAATTTCTCCTCCCCCCAAAAATTGTGTTGTTACGACAATCCTACCATCTGATTTCCCAGTGTGTCGTGATGACAAGTGGGTTTCCTAGGAGGAGGTGTGTGTTTCTAACAGAGTTGGGCAGCGGTGTCCATGCCTGTCTTAGGGTGGTGGTTGAGACCCTAGTTTCATTTTGACAGTTTATTGGAGGTGTTAGTATGGCTTAGTTAGCTCGG
It contains:
- the LOC120018670 gene encoding prolactin-releasing peptide receptor-like, whose amino-acid sequence is MDPILEEVLSGANTTGGPSLNHSNNPLDVFSGMQLLLRFKPLFLPLYCLLVAVAGIGNSILLACILADKKLHNATNFFIGNLAAGDLLMCLTCVPLTASYAFDSRGWAFGRPLCHLVPLLQAATVFASVLSLTAIAVDRYVVVAHPVRRRISVGGCGAVALGVWGLSLALAAPPSLHTRYLDLRPRGVELVVCEEFWPSSGQLRLLYSCCILIASYMIPLLSVSVSYCAITVHLRRHTLPGEPSHCQQRWSQRRRKTFSLLVASVLAFALCWLPLQVLNLLLDLDPDYHIVDKRYVNVLQVCCHLVAMSSACYNPFIYASLHSKVWLHLKGYLCPYCRQGPPGGQLLSRSTSRNPATCLSLLSEVSAPAKETPGAVGPESDPTNDSTL